One genomic segment of Candidatus Zixiibacteriota bacterium includes these proteins:
- a CDS encoding glycosyltransferase family 9 protein, which translates to IRALRKRFPESFISFLTEIESEPILRFNPYLNERIILDRKKYGNFFYLLKTIRKLRKENFDLAIDFFGNPRSAYLTFLSGARHRLGYDLRYRGLLYNLLIPRGNSSEYAALSRLRALKPLGIESDDCKLDFFLSDEARSFAEHFFQKENLNNENLTISVSPTSRRKFNFYSLDRYAQICDWLIQEFAAKIILAWGPGEEKIVQDVLSKMRSKPIISPPTPTLLELGAVLERCDLHIGNDNGTKHIATAVGKPTFTIYGPNSPLSWTFPDPLRHSYVKKEVDCPNCENEKHRCESLECLDYSVEEVKTKIKEFLNSLSELKDNLTLSLSLKRRGN; encoded by the coding sequence CTATCAGGGCTCTGAGAAAAAGGTTTCCGGAAAGCTTCATTTCGTTTTTGACTGAGATAGAATCCGAGCCGATTTTGAGGTTTAATCCGTATCTGAATGAGAGGATAATCCTGGATAGAAAGAAGTACGGTAATTTTTTTTATCTGCTAAAGACGATTAGAAAGCTCAGAAAGGAGAATTTCGATTTAGCCATAGATTTTTTCGGGAATCCACGTAGCGCCTACCTCACTTTCTTGTCCGGAGCCAGGCATCGTCTGGGATACGACCTGCGCTATCGAGGACTTCTGTACAATCTTTTAATCCCGCGCGGTAATTCCTCAGAATATGCGGCTTTATCTCGTCTGAGAGCTCTCAAGCCTCTGGGAATTGAATCGGATGACTGTAAGCTGGATTTTTTCCTGTCAGATGAGGCCAGGAGCTTTGCAGAGCATTTTTTTCAAAAAGAAAATCTGAATAATGAAAATCTGACAATATCGGTTTCTCCAACCAGTCGAAGAAAATTCAACTTTTATTCCCTGGACAGGTATGCGCAAATCTGCGACTGGCTTATTCAGGAGTTTGCAGCTAAGATAATTTTGGCCTGGGGACCCGGAGAAGAAAAAATCGTTCAGGATGTATTATCTAAAATGAGAAGTAAACCAATTATCTCTCCACCCACGCCCACCCTTTTAGAGTTAGGAGCGGTTTTGGAAAGATGTGACCTGCACATAGGAAATGATAATGGAACCAAGCATATCGCCACAGCAGTGGGGAAACCAACTTTTACCATTTATGGTCCCAATAGTCCTTTAAGCTGGACTTTCCCTGATCCTCTCAGGCATAGCTATGTCAAAAAGGAAGTCGATTGTCCGAACTGCGAAAATGAAAAACACAGATGCGAAAGTCTGGAGTGCCTGGATTATTCGGTGGAAGAAGTGAAAACAAAAATCAAAGAGTTTCTAAATTCTTTGAGTGAATTGAAAGATAACCTCACCCTATCCCTCTCCTTGAAAAGGAGAGGGAACTGA